From a single Micromonospora sp. WMMD1102 genomic region:
- a CDS encoding Mth938-like domain-containing protein, protein MPAARSPRIQEISWGRMTVDGLGEGKDFKLYPGGGRPWDWTETGTRHEPGIQPADVEELLDNGATLVVLSEGFDGRLRVDPATLRFLQDRAVEVHVARTEEAVELYNTLAAREPVGGLFHSTC, encoded by the coding sequence GTGCCGGCGGCCCGGTCGCCACGGATCCAGGAGATCTCCTGGGGCCGGATGACGGTCGACGGGCTCGGCGAGGGGAAGGACTTCAAGCTCTATCCCGGCGGCGGCCGGCCGTGGGACTGGACCGAGACCGGCACCCGGCACGAGCCCGGGATCCAGCCCGCCGACGTCGAGGAACTGCTCGACAACGGCGCCACCCTGGTGGTGCTCTCCGAGGGTTTCGACGGGCGGCTCAGGGTCGATCCGGCGACGCTGCGGTTCCTCCAGGACCGGGCGGTCGAGGTGCACGTGGCCCGGACCGAGGAGGCCGTCGAGCTGTACAACACGCTGGCCGCCAGGGAGCCGGTGGGCGGCCTCTTCCACTCCACCTGCTGA
- a CDS encoding winged helix-turn-helix transcriptional regulator, which translates to MVRDGLVSRTGPVAVAGRVEYALTGLGRSLLPLVVALGEWAMANQPAIDRARARHDDRAGSGAAGAG; encoded by the coding sequence CTGGTCCGGGACGGGCTGGTCAGCCGTACCGGGCCGGTGGCGGTCGCCGGCCGGGTGGAGTACGCCCTCACCGGGTTGGGGCGCTCGCTGCTGCCGCTGGTGGTCGCGCTCGGCGAGTGGGCGATGGCCAACCAGCCCGCCATCGACCGGGCCCGGGCCCGGCACGACGACCGGGCCGGCTCGGGTGCCGCCGGGGCAGGATAA
- a CDS encoding SDR family NAD(P)-dependent oxidoreductase translates to MRAYSTRPATATGPVRLTSPSRTSRPVRLGHRHPDAGRHRHRPLLREHGCALFPAFVSRPRISRLLTGGDRVVVVGSTAAGGAALRAEAVRAGHADRLDFHRTDLASMAGTAALAERLRDRHEVLDALVLGAGRFNTRRVETAEGFERTFALYTLSRFLLPELLRESLARAVRPVVLNLCGTGGIRAGRIHWDDPQLRRRYSGLRATMQGARVNDLLGVSFAARYGDSGIRYVLYNPLFVDTGLADPFPQPARSLVRLAARLFATRVEQITPGLLDLLTDPPARPLSAFRRKTPVDLGRPEFDQETALRLHRVLAELTADR, encoded by the coding sequence GTGAGGGCGTACTCCACCCGGCCGGCGACCGCCACCGGCCCGGTACGGCTGACCAGCCCGTCCCGGACCAGCCGTCCGGTCCGCCTCGGTCACCGGCACCCGGATGCCGGCCGCCACCGCCACCGACCGCTCCTCAGGGAACATGGATGTGCCCTCTTTCCCGCCTTCGTCAGCCGACCGAGGATCAGCAGGCTGCTGACCGGCGGCGACCGGGTGGTGGTGGTCGGCAGCACCGCTGCCGGCGGTGCGGCACTGCGCGCCGAGGCGGTCCGGGCCGGCCACGCCGACCGGCTCGACTTCCACCGGACCGATCTCGCCTCGATGGCCGGCACGGCCGCGCTCGCCGAGCGACTGCGCGACCGGCACGAGGTGCTCGACGCCCTCGTCCTGGGCGCCGGGCGTTTCAACACCCGGCGCGTCGAGACCGCGGAGGGCTTCGAACGGACCTTCGCGCTCTACACCCTCAGCCGGTTCCTGCTGCCGGAACTGCTGCGCGAGTCGCTGGCCAGGGCGGTACGACCGGTGGTCCTGAACCTCTGCGGCACCGGCGGGATCCGGGCCGGCCGGATCCACTGGGACGACCCGCAGCTGCGGCGACGGTACAGCGGTTTGCGGGCCACCATGCAGGGCGCCCGCGTCAACGACCTGCTCGGGGTCTCCTTCGCGGCCCGGTACGGCGACAGCGGGATCCGGTACGTGCTCTACAACCCGCTCTTCGTCGACACCGGACTGGCCGACCCGTTCCCGCAGCCGGCCAGGTCGCTGGTCCGGCTGGCGGCCCGGCTCTTCGCCACCCGGGTGGAACAGATCACCCCCGGGCTGCTCGACCTGCTGACCGACCCACCGGCCCGGCCGCTCTCGGCCTTCCGCCGGAAGACGCCGGTCGACCTGGGCCGCCCCGAGTTCGATCAGGAGACCGCCCTACGGCTGCACCGCGTGCTCGCCGAGCTGACCGCTGACCGCTGA
- a CDS encoding FkbM family methyltransferase, with protein sequence MSSFRSTLRRAFHQSGAQHVRRAAHRIALRTRAGAFRNEIGVVLHADHTDIRGTELAVYKGNLDRKAVAAWRRLVAEVRPTVAVDVGANYGEVAFSTCYYGLRELHLVEPNPAVLPWLRKTVAAATGDYPGTVLHAGAASDRAGTARLYLHEHTGVASLRVPNDRGVEVECFRLDERIRLGADDALLFKIDVEGHEQAALEGMAGLFHRRRVAGICEVLHADDDLLKYLCATFAVALQQAGREQPVDESQLRDTVARARETGWGDLSKDVVLRSR encoded by the coding sequence ATGTCATCTTTTCGATCGACACTGCGCCGTGCCTTCCACCAGTCCGGCGCCCAGCACGTGCGCCGGGCCGCACACCGGATCGCCCTGCGCACCCGGGCAGGGGCGTTCCGCAACGAGATCGGCGTGGTACTGCACGCCGACCACACCGACATCAGGGGCACCGAACTCGCCGTCTACAAGGGCAACCTCGACCGGAAGGCGGTGGCGGCCTGGCGGCGCCTGGTCGCCGAGGTCCGGCCCACGGTGGCGGTCGACGTCGGCGCCAACTACGGCGAGGTGGCGTTCTCGACCTGCTACTACGGGCTGCGCGAGCTGCACCTCGTCGAGCCGAACCCGGCCGTACTGCCCTGGCTGCGCAAGACCGTCGCGGCGGCCACCGGCGACTACCCGGGTACGGTGCTGCACGCCGGCGCCGCCAGCGACCGGGCCGGCACCGCAAGGCTCTACCTGCACGAGCACACCGGCGTCGCCTCGCTGCGGGTGCCCAACGACCGGGGCGTCGAGGTGGAGTGCTTCCGGTTGGACGAGCGGATCCGGCTCGGCGCCGACGACGCGCTGCTGTTCAAGATCGACGTCGAGGGGCACGAGCAGGCCGCGCTGGAGGGGATGGCCGGGCTCTTCCACCGGCGCCGGGTCGCCGGCATCTGCGAGGTGCTGCACGCCGACGACGACCTGCTGAAATATCTCTGTGCCACCTTCGCGGTCGCCCTGCAACAGGCCGGCCGCGAGCAGCCGGTGGACGAGTCGCAGTTGCGCGACACCGTCGCCCGGGCCAGGGAGACCGGCTGGGGCGACCTCAGCAAGGACGTCGTACTCCGCTCCCGCTGA